A single genomic interval of Natator depressus isolate rNatDep1 chromosome 14, rNatDep2.hap1, whole genome shotgun sequence harbors:
- the LRRC59 gene encoding leucine-rich repeat-containing protein 59, translating to MAKAGGKGVNLKDKLDGNELDLSLSDLNEVPVKELAALPKATILDLSCNNLASLPSDFCSLTHVVKLDLSKNQLQQLPSDFGRLVNLQHLDLLNNRLVILPVSFAQLKNLKWLDLKDNPLDPILAKVAGDCLDEKQCKQAAIRVLQHMKAIQSQQDRERQRRLQAEREMEKKREAEQRAREAQERELRRREKAEEKERRRREYDALRAARQEMETQTKKESSEIPKLSSVSHPSQLPQHRRSWFQALLKLLLLMFLCALSTVAVCRVTELQRQSLCVSVNALYEDVVTALQSHKIVQNVLHQNSQQ from the exons ATGGCCAAAGCTGGAGGAAAAGGAGTGAACCTGAAAGACAAACTTGATGGCAATGAATTGGACTTGAGCCTGAGTGACCTGAATGAAGTACCAGTCAAAGAACTG GCTGCCCTTCCAAAGGCTACCATATTGGATTTGTCCTGTAACAACCTCGCTTCCCTACCG TCGGACTTCTGCAGTTTGACCCACGTGGTGAAACTTGATCTGAGTAAAAATCAGCTTCAGCAGCTCCCCTCAGACTTTGGTCGCCTGGTTAACTTGCAGCACCTGGACCTCCTGAACAACCGATTAGTCATCTTACCAGTCAGTTTTGCACAGCTCAAG AATCTGAAGTGGTTAGATCTGAAGGACAACCCCTTGGATCCTATCCTGGCCAAAGTGGCAGGAGACTGCCTGGATGAGAAGCAATGTAAACAGGCTGCTATCCGA GTGCTGCAGCATATGAAAGCTATCCAGTCTCAGCAGGATCGAGAGAGGCAACGAAGGCTACAAGCAGAGCGAG AAATGGAGAAGAAGCGTGAAGCAGAGCAGCGAGCAAGGGAGGCTCAGGAGAGGGAACTACGGAGGCGAGAgaaggcagaagagaaggaacgAAGGAGACGGGAGTATGACGCACTAAGAGCGGCAAGGCAAGAGAtggaaacacaaacaaaaaaagaaagcagTGAAATCCCAA AGCTTTCATCAGTTTCTCATCCATCTCAGCTGCCCCAGCACAGGCGCTCCTGGTTCCAGGCATTGTTGAAGCTGCTGCTTTTGATGTTCCTGTGTGCCCTTAGTACTGTGGCTGTTTGCCGCGTGACGGAGCTGCAGCGCCAGTCTCTGTGCGTCAGCGTGAACGCTCTCTATGAAGATGTGGTAACTGCTCTGCAAAGCCACAAAATTGTGCAAAATGTATTACATCAGAACTCACAGCAATGA